One Mycolicibacterium sarraceniae genomic window carries:
- a CDS encoding ABC transporter substrate-binding protein: protein MSGLRFSTRMLAGLIAVAMLLVAGALVLGRTDEPSGKTIVTVRLWDPAVAAAYAESFAEFTRAHPDIEVRTDVVAYASYFNTLRTDVAGGGADDIFWINNANFAEYADNNRVMAIEPSPDWDPSVTAQFTRNGRLWGVPQLTDAGIAVYYNADLLAADGVEPAELDTLRWDPSPAVDTLRPMLKRLTHGRQWAYNAANDLQAIYLNYIGSAGGVFSEGDRFAFDNPKAATAFTYVVGLINTDQVAPPASDTNDNGDFSRNQFLSGRMALFQSGTYNLAQIAERAAFRWGVALLPAGPAGRVSVTNGIVAAGNPASRHPEAARQVLAWLGSTRGNEYLGRHGAAVPAVVSAQRVYFDHWSAKGVDVRPFFTVLDGPRIAAPGGAGFAAGYQAIKPYFDEMFLGRTPVPDSLAIAQKAANTAAAR, encoded by the coding sequence ATGAGCGGGCTGCGGTTCTCCACCCGGATGCTCGCCGGGCTGATCGCGGTCGCGATGCTGCTGGTGGCCGGCGCGCTGGTGCTGGGCCGCACCGACGAGCCGTCCGGGAAAACGATTGTCACCGTGCGGCTGTGGGATCCCGCGGTAGCCGCCGCCTACGCCGAGTCGTTCGCGGAGTTCACCCGCGCGCACCCCGATATCGAGGTGCGCACCGACGTCGTCGCCTACGCCAGCTACTTCAATACCCTGCGCACCGATGTGGCCGGCGGCGGCGCCGACGACATCTTCTGGATCAACAACGCCAACTTCGCCGAATACGCCGACAACAACCGCGTGATGGCCATCGAGCCCAGCCCAGACTGGGATCCGTCGGTGACCGCCCAGTTCACCCGCAACGGCAGGTTGTGGGGGGTTCCGCAGCTGACCGACGCCGGCATCGCCGTGTACTACAACGCCGACCTACTGGCCGCTGACGGTGTCGAACCGGCCGAACTCGATACGCTGCGCTGGGATCCGAGCCCGGCCGTCGACACCCTGCGACCGATGCTGAAGCGCCTCACCCACGGCAGGCAGTGGGCATATAACGCCGCCAACGACTTACAGGCCATCTACCTCAACTACATCGGCTCGGCGGGCGGGGTGTTCTCCGAGGGCGACCGGTTTGCGTTCGACAACCCGAAGGCCGCCACCGCTTTCACCTACGTCGTCGGTCTGATCAACACCGACCAGGTCGCGCCGCCCGCGTCGGACACCAACGACAACGGGGACTTCTCCCGCAACCAGTTCCTGTCCGGGCGGATGGCGCTGTTCCAGTCGGGCACCTACAACCTCGCTCAGATCGCCGAACGCGCGGCGTTCCGCTGGGGCGTGGCGCTGCTGCCGGCCGGGCCAGCGGGTCGGGTCAGCGTCACCAACGGCATTGTCGCCGCGGGCAATCCGGCCAGCCGACATCCCGAAGCGGCGCGCCAGGTGCTGGCCTGGCTCGGCAGCACCCGCGGCAACGAGTACCTCGGCCGCCACGGTGCGGCCGTCCCTGCGGTGGTGTCGGCTCAGAGGGTGTACTTCGACCACTGGTCGGCCAAGGGAGTGGACGTGCGGCCGTTCTTCACCGTGCTCGACGGACCGCGCATCGCCGCTCCGGGTGGGGCGGGTTTCGCGGCCGGCTATCAGGCGATCAAGCCGTACTTCGACGAGATGTTCCTGGGTCGAACGCCCGTCCCCGATTCGTTGGCGATAGCGCAGAAGGCGGCCAACACTGCCGCCGCGCGCTAG
- a CDS encoding carbohydrate ABC transporter permease — protein sequence MTSRNTLIYLGLLAGALITLAPFGLSLLTSFTSAQQFATGTPLSLPDPPTLANYTGLGNAGFGRALAVTALMTAMITLAQLTFSVLAAYAFARLEFIGRDAVFWVYIATLMVPGTVTVVPLYLMMAEIGLRNTFWALVLPFLFGSPYAIFLLREYFRGIPTDLINAARLDGANTMDVLVHVVLPASKPILVTLTLITVVSQWNSFMWPLVIASGGTWRVLTVATAGLQTQYNAQWTLLMAATTVAIVPLIALFLVFQRQIVRSIVVTGLK from the coding sequence ATGACCTCACGTAACACACTGATCTATCTCGGGCTGTTGGCCGGTGCGCTGATCACCCTGGCCCCGTTCGGGTTGAGCCTGCTGACATCGTTCACCTCCGCACAGCAGTTCGCCACCGGCACACCGCTGTCCCTGCCCGACCCGCCCACACTGGCCAACTACACCGGGCTCGGTAACGCCGGATTCGGCCGAGCACTGGCGGTCACCGCACTGATGACGGCGATGATCACGCTGGCCCAGCTGACCTTCTCGGTGCTGGCGGCCTATGCGTTCGCCCGCCTGGAGTTCATCGGCCGCGACGCAGTGTTCTGGGTGTACATCGCGACCCTGATGGTGCCCGGCACCGTCACCGTGGTTCCGCTGTATCTGATGATGGCCGAGATCGGGCTGCGGAACACGTTCTGGGCGTTGGTATTGCCGTTTCTATTCGGCTCGCCATACGCGATCTTCCTGCTGCGGGAATACTTTCGCGGTATTCCCACCGACCTGATCAACGCCGCCCGCTTGGACGGAGCTAACACCATGGACGTGCTCGTGCATGTGGTGTTGCCGGCCAGCAAGCCGATCCTGGTGACTCTGACGTTGATCACCGTTGTCAGTCAATGGAATTCGTTCATGTGGCCGTTGGTCATCGCCAGCGGTGGCACCTGGCGGGTGCTGACCGTCGCGACGGCCGGGCTCCAGACGCAGTACAACGCACAGTGGACGCTCCTGATGGCGGCCACGACGGTGGCGATCGTCCCACTGATCGCGCTGTTCCTGGTGTTCCAGCGCCAGATCGTGCGCTCAATCGTCGTCACGGGCCTGAAATGA
- a CDS encoding recombinase family protein produces the protein MSSIRAVVGARVSSLQGDEKTSHKTQRSKGEAYAVSQSWTVVGAFEDLDVSAIKLSPFERPDLKVWLTDRANEWDALIFAKTDRVFRSANDCVKLAEWCREHSKILVLVDDGIRLDYYHPEDAKDAFAGAMSKVFLILASVFAEIEGQRFVQRARDRVSYLRNTDRWGYGLPPYGFQVVDHPSGVGKALDHDADAQRVLHEAASRFLAGGSWTGIAHDFNNRGVLSPRDHHAARSGKSVTGSKWTVDTLRMMLMNPTTQGIKTHAPNRTPTRKRPVGTPILDADGEPVRVGPPSFDPETWERLQSEIAQRGTEPQKRRHSTNPLLGVAKCALCGKNMRQRSQTTRGGVTHRYYLCSNAPKACPKVSVIAADAEEMVEQEFLEHHAHRRVRTRVWRDGSDHSAALEQTNRTIESLREDRAMGLFSTPEDEEMFRRQMTALIAKRDELSALPIVRAGWVDAESDQTYGEVWPTATPEERRKLLTDAGVTLHVTLPNIWRIQTDLDAPLNAPHA, from the coding sequence ATGAGCAGTATTCGAGCCGTTGTCGGCGCTCGCGTGTCGAGCCTGCAAGGTGATGAGAAGACCAGCCACAAGACTCAGCGGTCCAAGGGTGAGGCCTACGCCGTGTCACAGAGTTGGACTGTAGTCGGCGCTTTCGAGGACCTGGACGTAAGCGCGATCAAGCTGTCACCTTTCGAGCGGCCAGACCTCAAGGTGTGGTTGACCGACCGCGCGAACGAATGGGACGCGCTGATCTTCGCCAAGACCGACCGTGTGTTCCGCTCGGCCAACGACTGCGTCAAGCTCGCGGAGTGGTGCCGTGAGCACAGCAAGATCCTCGTGTTGGTGGACGATGGCATACGGCTGGACTACTACCACCCGGAGGACGCGAAAGACGCCTTCGCCGGGGCGATGTCAAAGGTGTTCCTGATCCTCGCCTCGGTCTTCGCAGAGATTGAAGGCCAGCGGTTCGTTCAGCGTGCCCGAGACCGAGTTTCCTACCTTCGCAACACCGACCGTTGGGGCTACGGATTGCCCCCGTACGGCTTCCAGGTCGTTGACCACCCGTCCGGGGTCGGCAAGGCTCTGGACCACGACGCGGACGCTCAGAGGGTCCTACACGAAGCAGCTTCGCGGTTCCTCGCGGGTGGTTCCTGGACGGGCATAGCGCACGACTTCAACAACAGGGGAGTGCTCAGTCCCCGTGACCACCACGCGGCACGTTCCGGCAAGTCGGTTACGGGATCGAAATGGACCGTTGACACGCTCCGGATGATGCTAATGAACCCGACAACGCAGGGGATCAAGACGCACGCGCCCAACCGCACTCCCACAAGGAAACGTCCTGTCGGGACGCCGATCTTGGACGCGGACGGTGAGCCCGTGCGCGTTGGACCGCCGTCTTTCGATCCGGAAACGTGGGAGCGGCTGCAATCCGAAATCGCCCAGCGCGGAACGGAACCCCAAAAGCGGCGACACTCTACTAATCCACTGTTGGGCGTTGCGAAGTGTGCGCTTTGCGGAAAGAACATGCGCCAGCGGTCGCAGACGACGCGGGGCGGGGTAACGCACCGCTACTACCTGTGTAGCAACGCACCCAAGGCGTGCCCGAAGGTGTCGGTCATCGCCGCCGACGCTGAGGAGATGGTCGAGCAGGAGTTCTTAGAACACCACGCACACCGCCGGGTGAGAACGCGCGTATGGCGCGACGGTAGCGACCACTCAGCCGCGCTAGAGCAGACCAACCGGACCATCGAATCGTTGCGCGAGGACCGCGCTATGGGGCTATTCAGCACCCCGGAGGATGAGGAGATGTTCCGCCGGCAGATGACCGCGCTGATTGCCAAGCGCGATGAGCTGTCCGCGTTGCCGATCGTGCGAGCGGGGTGGGTCGATGCTGAGTCGGACCAGACATATGGCGAAGTGTGGCCGACTGCGACACCAGAGGAGCGCCGCAAGCTGTTGACCGACGCGGGTGTCACTCTGCACGTGACGCTGCCGAACATCTGGCGCATACAAACCGATCTGGACGCGCCGCTCAACGCTCCGCACGCTTGA
- a CDS encoding light-mediated development protein DET1 has translation MTSNETERVPVGYIGDVRLDHWPEPERAILHSREGNKVYLRGADPCDEVSERVPVYEGDEVIVMEHIAYISAHTEPEGAAGYMLSQRVVPLREEPGKVFARTLRHGEEDDGRRAHCRPGDEFVLEEMQISVDHVDEWEGKGVDGYVPLTPVLFTWMSFATHHSAEKHRYLLAAARRLDQAQSLFDRIDVLRQSDPEGAPAVRRAVFELVGTTELATVSLGRVVDMCMQARTAIGAAAPVPADIRTRCDGVRAIRNAYEHIEDRALGNVQGSPHPDALTIFNHQRVVADGVIEYGTHQLDLSTDVPSIVNAARQYLKDVAKEV, from the coding sequence GTGACATCCAACGAGACCGAGCGGGTACCAGTCGGCTACATCGGTGACGTACGACTCGATCATTGGCCGGAGCCAGAGCGCGCAATCCTCCATTCACGGGAGGGCAACAAGGTCTACCTTCGCGGTGCCGACCCGTGCGACGAAGTGTCCGAGCGCGTTCCGGTGTACGAGGGCGACGAAGTGATTGTGATGGAGCACATCGCGTACATCAGTGCCCACACTGAACCCGAGGGTGCAGCGGGATACATGCTGTCGCAGCGAGTTGTCCCTTTGCGGGAAGAGCCCGGGAAAGTGTTCGCCCGCACTCTGCGCCACGGCGAGGAGGACGACGGCCGCCGCGCGCACTGTCGACCAGGTGATGAGTTCGTACTCGAAGAAATGCAGATCAGTGTCGATCACGTCGATGAGTGGGAGGGGAAGGGCGTGGACGGATACGTTCCCCTTACGCCTGTGCTGTTCACTTGGATGTCTTTTGCCACCCACCACTCCGCTGAGAAGCACCGCTACTTGTTGGCAGCCGCCAGACGGCTCGATCAGGCGCAAAGCCTGTTTGACCGGATCGACGTACTCCGTCAGAGCGACCCGGAAGGTGCTCCCGCGGTTCGGCGCGCTGTGTTCGAGCTTGTCGGTACAACCGAGTTGGCTACCGTCTCGCTCGGCCGCGTCGTAGACATGTGCATGCAGGCCCGAACCGCCATTGGTGCCGCGGCTCCGGTGCCGGCCGACATCCGGACACGATGTGATGGGGTGCGCGCTATTCGTAATGCGTATGAACACATCGAGGACCGGGCGCTCGGCAACGTCCAGGGATCTCCACATCCCGACGCACTGACAATTTTCAACCACCAACGTGTTGTGGCAGATGGCGTAATCGAGTACGGCACTCACCAACTCGACCTCAGCACAGACGTGCCGTCGATCGTCAACGCGGCGCGTCAATACCTCAAGGACGTTGCGAAAGAGGTCTAG
- a CDS encoding carbohydrate ABC transporter permease: protein MAKVTTRRVRSTLLGYALLAPSLFGVVCFLLLPMFVVMWLSLHRWDLLGPIRYVGLDNWRSVLTDASFGNSLLVTLAFIAIVVPFQIVLGLAAAALLSQELPGSGVFRTLYVVPWVCSPLAVAVLWHWILAPTDGAVSTLLDRRIEWLTDPGLALPVVSAVTVWTNVGYVTLFFVAGILAIPPQIHAAARLDGATSWQRFWHITLPMLRPTLFFVSVTGIVSAAQVFDTVYALTGGGPAGHTDLVAHRIYAEAFGAAALGRAAVMALVLFLILVGATIVQHLYFRQHRTYDVY, encoded by the coding sequence ATGGCCAAGGTGACGACTCGGCGTGTGCGCTCCACCCTGCTGGGGTACGCGTTGCTGGCGCCGAGCCTGTTCGGGGTGGTGTGCTTTCTGCTGCTACCCATGTTCGTGGTGATGTGGTTGAGTCTGCACCGCTGGGATCTGCTGGGCCCGATCCGCTATGTGGGGCTGGACAATTGGCGTTCGGTGCTCACCGACGCCAGTTTCGGCAACTCGTTGTTGGTGACGCTGGCGTTCATCGCGATCGTCGTCCCCTTCCAGATCGTCCTCGGGTTGGCCGCCGCGGCCCTGCTGTCCCAGGAGCTGCCCGGAAGTGGCGTGTTTCGCACCCTGTACGTGGTGCCGTGGGTGTGCTCGCCGCTGGCGGTCGCGGTGCTGTGGCATTGGATCCTGGCCCCCACCGACGGCGCGGTGAGCACCCTGCTGGACCGCCGCATCGAATGGCTCACCGATCCGGGGTTGGCGCTGCCGGTGGTCTCGGCGGTGACGGTGTGGACCAACGTCGGTTACGTGACGCTGTTCTTCGTGGCCGGCATCCTGGCGATCCCGCCGCAGATCCACGCCGCCGCGCGGCTAGACGGCGCGACCAGCTGGCAGCGGTTCTGGCACATCACCCTGCCGATGCTGCGCCCGACGCTGTTCTTCGTGTCTGTCACCGGCATCGTCAGCGCTGCCCAGGTCTTCGACACTGTGTACGCACTCACCGGGGGCGGACCGGCCGGGCACACCGATCTGGTGGCGCACCGCATCTACGCCGAGGCGTTCGGTGCCGCGGCACTCGGGCGGGCCGCGGTGATGGCGCTGGTGTTGTTCCTCATCCTGGTCGGCGCAACGATCGTCCAGCATCTCTACTTCCGTCAACACCGTACATACGATGTGTACTAG
- a CDS encoding TldD/PmbA family protein produces MSPRDVDADFLALPRHALADAALSAARAAGASYADLRIHAITTEVVQLRDGELQSAVTDREIGLAVRVIVDGTWGFASHAELVPEVAADTARRAVAVATSLAALNAERIELAPEPVYADVTWVSNYVIDPFTVSTADKIAVLGEYSGRLLASDGVDHVSAMVNAVKEQVFYADTFGSSITQQRVRLMPALDAITVDAAAGSFESMRTLAPPMARGWEALVADDVWDWRTELAELPILLADKTKAPTVVAGATDLVIDPTNLWLTIHESIGHATEYDRAIGYEAAYAGTSFATPDKLNTMRYGSPVMNVTADRTVEYGLATIGYDDEGVAAQSWDLVRDGIFVGYQLDRVFAPRLGQARSNGCSYADSAHHVPIQRMANVSLQPGIDDLSTDDLISGVEDGIYIVGDKSWSIDMQRYNFQFTGQRFYRIKYGRLEGQVRDVAYQATTTDFWNSMEAVGGPSTWRLGGAFNCGKAQPGQVAAVSHGCPSALFRGVNVLNTREESGR; encoded by the coding sequence GTGAGTCCACGTGATGTTGACGCCGACTTCTTGGCCCTGCCACGCCACGCGCTGGCCGACGCGGCCCTGTCGGCGGCCCGTGCGGCCGGCGCCAGCTACGCCGACCTGCGCATCCACGCCATCACCACCGAGGTGGTCCAGCTGCGCGACGGGGAGCTGCAGAGCGCGGTCACCGACCGTGAGATCGGGCTCGCGGTGCGGGTGATCGTCGACGGAACCTGGGGGTTCGCCTCCCATGCCGAGCTTGTGCCGGAGGTTGCCGCCGACACCGCACGGCGGGCCGTCGCGGTGGCCACGTCGCTGGCCGCGCTGAACGCCGAACGTATCGAGCTGGCGCCCGAGCCGGTCTACGCCGACGTGACGTGGGTGTCGAACTACGTCATCGACCCGTTCACGGTGTCGACCGCCGACAAGATTGCGGTGCTGGGCGAGTACTCGGGCCGGCTGCTGGCTTCAGACGGGGTCGACCACGTCTCGGCGATGGTCAACGCCGTGAAGGAGCAGGTGTTCTACGCCGACACCTTCGGCTCGTCCATCACCCAGCAGCGGGTGCGGCTTATGCCGGCATTGGATGCGATCACCGTCGACGCCGCCGCGGGCAGCTTCGAGTCGATGCGGACGCTGGCTCCGCCGATGGCACGCGGCTGGGAAGCGCTCGTCGCCGACGATGTGTGGGACTGGCGTACCGAGCTGGCTGAGCTGCCGATTCTGCTGGCCGACAAGACCAAGGCGCCCACCGTGGTTGCCGGGGCGACCGACCTGGTGATCGACCCGACCAACCTGTGGCTGACGATTCACGAATCCATCGGGCATGCCACCGAATACGACCGTGCGATCGGCTACGAGGCTGCCTACGCGGGCACGTCGTTCGCTACCCCGGACAAGCTCAACACGATGCGCTACGGCTCACCGGTGATGAACGTGACCGCCGATCGGACGGTCGAATACGGCTTGGCGACAATCGGATACGACGACGAAGGGGTTGCCGCGCAGAGCTGGGATCTGGTGCGCGACGGGATCTTCGTCGGCTATCAGCTGGACCGGGTGTTCGCGCCGCGGCTGGGTCAGGCCCGCTCCAACGGCTGCTCGTATGCCGACTCCGCACACCATGTGCCGATCCAGCGGATGGCCAATGTGTCGCTGCAGCCGGGAATCGATGACCTGAGCACCGACGACCTGATCAGCGGAGTAGAAGACGGCATTTATATCGTCGGCGATAAGTCTTGGTCAATCGACATGCAGCGCTACAACTTCCAGTTCACCGGGCAGCGGTTCTATCGGATCAAGTACGGGCGACTGGAGGGTCAGGTGCGCGACGTGGCCTACCAGGCCACCACCACCGACTTCTGGAATTCGATGGAAGCCGTTGGCGGGCCGTCTACCTGGCGCCTCGGCGGGGCGTTCAACTGCGGTAAGGCCCAGCCCGGTCAGGTCGCCGCGGTCAGCCACGGCTGCCCGTCGGCGCTGTTCCGCGGTGTCAACGTGCTGAATACCCGGGAGGAGTCCGGTCGATGA
- a CDS encoding metallopeptidase TldD-related protein: protein MIPAQQVVELVLQAATVDETIVIVTDRAEASLRWAGNSMTTNGVSTTRSTTVISIVREEDSSHTGAIRTSDVNPAAIGALVAAAEEAAHAAPEARDSAPLLTGNGTPDDWNAPVPETGAAVFADVVASLSRGFGGADRLYGYAHHVVETTFLATSTGIRRRFTQPTGTVEVTAKRGGASAWAGVSAPWFTDVQTDALLDDLALRLGWADRTIELPAGRYETLMPPSTVADMMIYLGWSMDGRGAEEGRTALSAPGGGTRVGEKLTALPLTMYSDPFAAGLQCAPFVAAVSGSETVSIFDNGMDIGRVDWIRDGVINALAYPRAAATEFGTSPAVPADNLLMTGGSAELADMVAATERGLLLTTLWYIRTVDPTTLLLTGLTRDGVYLIEDGEVTAAVNNFRFNESPLDLLRRATEAGVAEPTLPREWGDWATRAVMPTLRIPDFHMSSVSQAQ, encoded by the coding sequence ATGATCCCCGCACAGCAAGTCGTCGAACTGGTATTGCAGGCCGCTACCGTCGACGAGACCATCGTCATCGTCACCGATCGCGCCGAGGCGTCCCTGAGGTGGGCCGGCAACTCGATGACCACCAACGGCGTCTCGACCACCCGGTCCACCACCGTTATTTCCATTGTGCGCGAAGAGGATTCGTCGCACACCGGGGCGATCCGCACCAGCGACGTCAACCCGGCCGCGATCGGTGCGCTGGTAGCCGCCGCCGAGGAAGCCGCACATGCCGCTCCCGAGGCCCGCGACAGCGCCCCGCTGTTGACGGGCAACGGAACTCCCGACGACTGGAATGCGCCGGTGCCCGAGACCGGGGCCGCGGTGTTCGCCGATGTCGTAGCATCGTTGTCGCGCGGCTTCGGCGGCGCCGACCGGCTCTACGGGTACGCCCATCACGTTGTCGAGACGACGTTTCTGGCTACCTCGACCGGGATCCGTCGGCGCTTCACCCAGCCGACCGGAACGGTGGAGGTCACCGCCAAACGCGGCGGGGCCAGCGCCTGGGCCGGGGTGAGCGCACCGTGGTTCACCGATGTGCAGACTGATGCGCTGCTCGACGATCTCGCGCTGCGGCTGGGTTGGGCCGACCGGACTATCGAGCTGCCCGCGGGTCGCTATGAGACGCTGATGCCGCCATCGACGGTGGCCGACATGATGATCTACCTGGGCTGGTCGATGGACGGTCGCGGTGCCGAAGAGGGCCGCACCGCGTTATCGGCGCCCGGCGGCGGAACCCGGGTGGGAGAGAAGCTCACCGCGCTACCGCTGACGATGTACTCCGACCCCTTCGCGGCGGGCCTTCAGTGTGCGCCGTTCGTCGCGGCTGTCAGTGGCTCGGAGACGGTCTCGATCTTCGACAACGGGATGGACATCGGGCGGGTGGACTGGATCCGCGACGGTGTCATCAACGCGCTGGCGTATCCACGGGCGGCGGCCACCGAGTTCGGGACCTCGCCGGCGGTTCCGGCTGACAACCTGCTGATGACCGGCGGTAGCGCCGAGCTGGCGGACATGGTGGCAGCCACCGAACGAGGCCTGCTGCTGACCACACTCTGGTACATCCGCACCGTCGATCCGACGACGCTGCTGCTGACCGGGCTGACTCGCGACGGTGTCTACCTGATCGAGGACGGCGAAGTCACCGCGGCGGTCAACAACTTCCGGTTCAACGAGAGCCCGCTGGATCTGTTGCGGCGGGCCACCGAGGCAGGTGTGGCCGAGCCGACGCTGCCCCGTGAATGGGGTGACTGGGCGACCCGGGCGGTGATGCCGACGCTGCGAATCCCAGACTTCCACATGTCGTCGGTCAGCCAAGCGCAATAA
- a CDS encoding carboxymuconolactone decarboxylase family protein gives MADDLDAVLTKLVVQSPADQQRLVGLIRARCGNTLSLTPLPAQTPVSALETDAEEAVAAFAEQFSVDVSAISDRDRESLTGAVGASAFGAVAQMFFADFLPRVRNGLEVLGLPVGWVPEEPVWDPGVDAADVLFNQLLPGVAKLKSVDSVTTEVVRLRGAVAHNCRLCKSLREGNALDAGGSESMYDDIEHFESSELLTEAHKAALRYADALIWSPARISPAVAAGVREHFSREQARELTLDVMRNASNKIAVSLKADQARVAEGTDRYVIDADGQTAFAEL, from the coding sequence ATGGCTGACGATCTTGATGCAGTACTGACCAAGCTGGTGGTGCAGTCACCGGCCGATCAGCAGCGGTTGGTGGGACTGATACGCGCAAGGTGTGGCAACACGCTGTCGCTGACGCCGCTGCCCGCGCAGACGCCGGTGAGCGCGCTGGAGACCGACGCCGAAGAGGCGGTCGCCGCGTTCGCCGAACAGTTCAGTGTCGATGTGTCGGCGATCTCCGATCGCGACCGGGAATCGCTGACCGGCGCAGTGGGCGCCAGCGCGTTCGGCGCCGTCGCGCAGATGTTCTTCGCCGACTTCCTGCCGCGCGTGCGCAACGGACTGGAAGTGCTCGGCCTGCCGGTCGGCTGGGTCCCCGAGGAGCCGGTGTGGGATCCAGGTGTCGACGCCGCCGATGTGCTGTTCAACCAGTTGCTGCCGGGGGTGGCGAAGCTCAAGTCGGTGGACTCGGTGACCACCGAGGTGGTGCGGCTGCGCGGGGCGGTCGCGCACAACTGCCGGCTGTGCAAGTCGCTGCGGGAGGGCAATGCCCTGGACGCCGGTGGTAGCGAGTCGATGTACGACGACATCGAGCACTTCGAGTCTTCCGAGCTGCTGACCGAGGCGCACAAGGCGGCGCTGCGGTACGCCGATGCGTTGATCTGGTCGCCGGCGCGGATCAGCCCGGCGGTGGCTGCTGGTGTGCGGGAACACTTTTCGCGCGAGCAGGCCCGCGAGCTGACCCTGGATGTGATGCGCAACGCGAGCAACAAGATCGCGGTGTCCTTGAAGGCCGATCAGGCGCGGGTGGCGGAGGGCACCGACCGCTACGTCATCGACGCCGACGGTCAGACGGCGTTCGCCGAGCTTTAG